From a region of the Polyangium spumosum genome:
- a CDS encoding DUF2254 family protein, whose product MRKARLAISQSLWLYPLSILASVSVAAFVAFRLVDLSKAQPGGVTALFGAMSPDDASRIMGGTGEVIAAILGIVITVASIIVQLAATRYTPRITDMFFRDRTNRAVIAFFVVSAVFSLWVNYAIRQAPEPDLSFVPRFGVMGSIVLLTLSLLVMAPYFNYVFDFLEPDKIVERIRKAGVAQALRRPSDESDEDVDGRRMTALSALEHLADIGLNAIEQKDKGIASNTVDAICDLVVAYMPHKSTLDERWFSISGRLLRDADFVSMNEVALGKLQSDRTWLEYKALRQFLMVLREALTEMPDIVNRIAIGTRYIGLAALAAEDRAALSTVIKFFNTYMRRALNARDVPAAYNCLNQYRYLGEKILSQGWGEEALRIAGHFKYYAQTAHAMKLAFVTETVAFDLCALNELAYDLGASVRDELLRIFLEVDKEAEVAQQEQSLRGVRKAQVKLATYYLQKGEVDLARQIHRDMRDERPHRLWSIKNEMLSVTSNEFWEINDRGVVFEYIDPERRAHLHRFFEWFPQMDTPPRSEAGGPRHGAGKAHAPGGAREG is encoded by the coding sequence GTGCGTAAAGCTCGCCTCGCGATCTCGCAGAGCCTGTGGCTCTACCCGCTCTCGATCCTCGCCAGCGTCAGCGTGGCGGCGTTCGTCGCGTTCCGGCTCGTCGATCTCTCGAAGGCGCAACCCGGCGGCGTGACCGCGCTCTTCGGCGCGATGTCGCCGGACGACGCGAGCCGGATCATGGGCGGCACGGGCGAGGTGATCGCGGCGATCCTGGGGATCGTCATCACCGTCGCCTCGATCATCGTGCAGCTCGCGGCGACGCGGTACACGCCGCGCATCACGGACATGTTCTTCCGGGACCGCACGAACCGCGCGGTGATCGCGTTCTTCGTGGTCTCGGCGGTCTTCTCGCTCTGGGTGAACTACGCGATCCGACAGGCGCCCGAGCCGGATCTGTCCTTCGTCCCGCGCTTCGGCGTCATGGGCTCGATCGTGCTGCTCACGCTGAGCCTGCTCGTGATGGCGCCTTACTTCAACTACGTCTTCGACTTCCTCGAGCCCGACAAGATCGTCGAGCGCATCCGCAAGGCGGGCGTGGCGCAGGCGCTCCGCAGGCCGAGCGACGAGTCGGACGAGGACGTCGACGGCCGGCGCATGACCGCGCTCTCGGCGCTCGAGCACCTCGCCGACATCGGGCTCAACGCGATCGAGCAGAAGGACAAGGGGATCGCCTCGAACACGGTCGACGCGATCTGCGATCTCGTGGTCGCGTACATGCCGCACAAGAGCACGCTCGACGAGCGCTGGTTCTCGATCAGCGGGCGCCTGCTCCGGGACGCCGACTTCGTGAGCATGAACGAGGTCGCGCTCGGCAAGCTCCAGAGCGATCGCACCTGGCTCGAATACAAGGCGCTCCGGCAGTTCTTGATGGTGCTGCGCGAGGCGCTGACGGAGATGCCGGACATCGTCAACCGCATCGCGATCGGCACGAGGTACATCGGGCTCGCGGCGCTCGCGGCGGAGGATCGCGCGGCGCTCTCGACGGTGATCAAGTTCTTCAACACGTACATGCGCCGCGCGCTCAACGCGCGGGACGTGCCGGCCGCGTACAACTGCCTGAACCAGTACCGCTACCTCGGCGAGAAGATCCTCTCGCAGGGCTGGGGCGAGGAGGCGCTGCGGATCGCGGGGCACTTCAAGTACTACGCGCAGACGGCGCACGCGATGAAGCTCGCGTTCGTCACGGAGACCGTGGCCTTCGACCTCTGCGCGCTGAACGAGCTCGCCTACGATCTCGGCGCCTCGGTGCGGGACGAGCTGCTCCGGATCTTCCTCGAGGTCGACAAGGAGGCGGAGGTGGCGCAGCAGGAGCAGTCGCTCCGCGGCGTGCGCAAGGCGCAGGTCAAGCTCGCGACGTACTACCTGCAGAAGGGCGAGGTCGATCTGGCGAGGCAGATCCACCGCGACATGCGCGACGAGCGGCCCCATCGGCTCTGGTCGATCAAGAACGAGATGCTCTCCGTGACCAGCAACGAGTTCTGGGAGATCAACGATCGGGGGGTGGTCTTCGAGTACATCGATCCGGAGCGGCGCGCCCATTTGCACCGGTTTTTCGAGTGGTTTCCGCAGATGGACACGCCGCCGAGGAGCGAGGCGGGCGGGCCGAGGCACGGCGCGGGGAAGGCCCACGCGCCGGGCGGCGCGCGCGAAGGCTGA
- a CDS encoding tetratricopeptide repeat protein, whose product MSKAKDNPASFAPAAAGKGAGQTAGAKKASPRRERAKVTPKKRPARPKSVLAEDMLRRALEAPTPRSRALWARRGLATRAPLDRTTQAMLLRQLYLAYYEECRFVQAAAIAEQALTLDVLPDVAHQDAARAKQALGDVEGAAAHLRLAARIGPASRKAFHYWTLGSLFYLHHRYAEAIAAMSRAARWGTTDKPLYHGHLALARIALGQEVDGIGELIDRLLVAPAGGGYGRFVLGLLALHAGRPVDARRWLEAFVDRTTSGRRAAAIALRGEVEAARQALARLPAD is encoded by the coding sequence GTGAGCAAAGCGAAGGACAACCCAGCCTCCTTCGCACCCGCGGCAGCGGGCAAAGGAGCGGGCCAGACGGCCGGCGCCAAGAAGGCCTCGCCGCGCCGCGAGCGCGCCAAGGTCACGCCGAAGAAGCGGCCCGCGCGGCCGAAATCGGTGCTCGCCGAGGACATGCTCCGCCGCGCGCTCGAGGCGCCGACGCCGCGCTCCCGCGCGCTCTGGGCCCGCCGAGGCCTCGCCACCCGCGCCCCGCTCGACCGCACGACGCAGGCCATGCTGCTCCGTCAGCTCTACCTCGCTTACTACGAGGAGTGCCGCTTCGTGCAGGCCGCCGCGATCGCCGAGCAGGCGCTCACGCTCGACGTGTTGCCCGACGTCGCGCACCAGGACGCCGCGCGCGCGAAGCAGGCGCTCGGGGACGTCGAGGGCGCGGCCGCGCATCTGCGGCTCGCCGCGCGTATCGGCCCCGCGAGCCGCAAGGCGTTCCATTACTGGACCCTCGGCAGCCTCTTTTACCTGCACCACCGCTACGCCGAGGCGATCGCCGCGATGTCCCGCGCCGCGCGCTGGGGCACGACCGACAAGCCGCTCTACCATGGGCACCTCGCGCTCGCGCGGATCGCGCTCGGCCAGGAGGTCGACGGCATCGGCGAGCTCATCGACAGGTTACTCGTCGCGCCCGCGGGCGGCGGTTACGGCCGCTTCGTGCTCGGCCTGCTCGCCCTCCACGCCGGCCGGCCGGTCGACGCCCGCCGCTGGCTCGAGGCCTTCGTCGACCGCACCACCTCGGGCCGCAGGGCCGCCGCCATCGCGCTCCGCGGCGAGGTGGAGGCGGCTCGGCAGGCCCTCGCGCGCCTCCCTGCGGATTGA
- a CDS encoding protein-disulfide reductase DsbD family protein: MRPRRDPMTPAPRSLAPLALAALAIGVLLLSPSAAFAAEDSRDLFTRLREDYGLVGGAVGAFVGGLLTCLTPCVYPMIAITVSVFGAKQASSRKQAVLLSLSFVMGIAVLFTTLLVGAALTGGLFGAALQKWWVNVGIALVMGAMAASMFGAFELTLPEGLMQRLSSVGGVGYGGAFALGLVSSLIAAPCTGPVLTGVLLWIGKTQSVVLGALVGFCYALGLGLPFFLVGAFAVGLPKGGKWMVAVKSFFGTVLLVCALYFLRYAIPAMTKVARHDTVFMVAGGAAILFGILLGAIHLDWSDGGVGVKIRKALGIVAATAGGFVLWVSVELPPEMPHIVADANAAPGQPAKKLLMWEHSEKDATEKAQREKRPLMVDFTADWCGACKEFTKHTFSDPRVMEKTGNFVAVKFDATDDEDPQVEQVKKKYGVVGLPTVVIFDSTGKERKRFTEFVPADKFLAAIEGIE, translated from the coding sequence GTGCGACCCCGACGTGATCCCATGACACCCGCGCCTCGTTCGCTCGCGCCGCTCGCCCTCGCCGCGCTCGCGATCGGGGTGCTCCTCCTCTCGCCCTCCGCGGCCTTCGCAGCGGAGGACAGCCGCGATCTCTTCACGCGCCTGCGTGAGGACTACGGCCTCGTCGGCGGCGCGGTCGGCGCGTTCGTCGGCGGGCTCTTGACCTGCCTCACGCCCTGCGTTTACCCGATGATCGCGATCACGGTCAGCGTCTTCGGGGCCAAGCAGGCGTCGAGCCGCAAGCAGGCCGTGCTGCTCTCGCTCTCGTTCGTCATGGGCATCGCGGTCCTCTTCACCACGCTGCTCGTCGGCGCTGCGCTCACGGGAGGCCTCTTCGGCGCGGCGCTGCAGAAGTGGTGGGTCAACGTCGGGATCGCGCTCGTGATGGGCGCGATGGCCGCGTCCATGTTCGGCGCCTTCGAGCTCACGCTGCCCGAGGGCTTGATGCAGCGCCTCTCCAGCGTCGGCGGCGTCGGCTACGGCGGCGCCTTCGCGCTCGGCCTCGTGAGCAGCCTCATCGCCGCGCCTTGCACCGGCCCCGTGCTCACGGGCGTGCTCCTCTGGATCGGCAAGACGCAGAGCGTGGTGCTCGGCGCGCTCGTGGGCTTCTGCTACGCGCTCGGCCTCGGCTTGCCCTTCTTCCTCGTCGGCGCGTTCGCGGTCGGCTTGCCGAAGGGCGGCAAGTGGATGGTCGCCGTGAAGTCGTTCTTCGGCACCGTCCTGCTCGTCTGCGCCCTCTACTTCCTGCGTTACGCCATCCCGGCGATGACCAAGGTGGCACGGCATGACACGGTGTTCATGGTCGCGGGTGGCGCGGCGATCCTGTTCGGCATCCTGCTCGGCGCGATCCACCTCGACTGGAGCGACGGCGGCGTAGGCGTGAAGATCCGCAAGGCGCTCGGCATCGTCGCGGCGACCGCGGGTGGCTTCGTCCTCTGGGTCAGCGTCGAGCTGCCGCCCGAGATGCCGCACATCGTGGCGGACGCGAACGCGGCGCCGGGTCAGCCCGCGAAGAAGCTCCTCATGTGGGAGCACTCGGAGAAGGACGCGACGGAGAAGGCGCAACGCGAGAAGCGACCCCTCATGGTCGACTTCACGGCCGACTGGTGCGGCGCTTGCAAAGAGTTCACGAAGCACACCTTCTCCGATCCACGCGTCATGGAAAAGACGGGCAACTTCGTCGCGGTCAAGTTCGACGCGACCGACGACGAGGATCCGCAGGTGGAGCAGGTGAAGAAGAAGTACGGGGTGGTTGGGCTTCCGACGGTGGTCATCTTCGACTCGACCGGCAAGGAGCGGAAGCGGTTCACCGAGTTCGTGCCTGCCGACAAGTTCCTCGCGGCCATCGAAGGCATCGAGTAA
- a CDS encoding DUF4912 domain-containing protein produces MERHELEGLTREELIALAEELGVARPRSLTVPELVDEIVTRTARSERDRARSRGWMGRARDLLAGVIERGLHLPDVVSSVRSTPAPAKGWPTAPPPLATVTLAEIYAAQGFVDKAIGVLDEVLAREPEHTEARVLRQRLTTGEVHEDAVTTPIEAEAEAQTQAEAEAQTQAEAEAQTQAEAEAIEEAEAEPVAPVAIAKALVEAEAEAIAEAAAEAELEAWSAPEADAIDELPLPERYDVDEVVAIAVDPATIYLYWEVRPVSLARARARHAGGALVVRMVQVTPSWDGPILEQRDLHIDALFGDAYLRNLRPGSNVRVSIGWLAHGAFEPFAIGAEVMTSRSEPTTSVSLRVARWSPERSTSGPVGAAGEEPTRAHVAGPAPAEIEAMLGPILAGPSAGAPTTGGAGRFEAIGERVPTLDFGDRGAPAGATRPGAQARGGSSEWPRGGASEQVRPGTRER; encoded by the coding sequence ATGGAGCGGCACGAGCTCGAGGGTTTGACGCGGGAGGAGCTGATCGCGCTGGCAGAAGAGCTCGGCGTGGCTCGCCCGCGCTCGCTCACGGTGCCGGAGCTCGTGGACGAGATCGTGACGCGCACGGCGCGGAGCGAGCGAGACCGCGCGCGATCCCGCGGATGGATGGGGCGAGCGAGGGACCTGCTCGCCGGGGTGATCGAGCGAGGTCTGCACCTGCCCGACGTGGTGAGCTCGGTGCGAAGCACGCCCGCGCCGGCCAAAGGCTGGCCGACGGCGCCGCCGCCCCTCGCGACGGTGACACTCGCGGAGATCTACGCAGCGCAGGGCTTCGTGGACAAAGCGATCGGGGTGCTCGACGAGGTGCTCGCGCGGGAGCCCGAGCACACGGAAGCACGCGTGCTGCGGCAACGGCTGACCACCGGAGAGGTACACGAGGACGCCGTGACCACGCCGATCGAGGCGGAGGCGGAGGCGCAAACGCAGGCGGAGGCGGAGGCGCAAACGCAGGCGGAGGCGGAGGCGCAAACGCAGGCGGAGGCGGAGGCGATCGAGGAGGCGGAGGCGGAGCCGGTCGCGCCGGTCGCGATCGCGAAGGCGCTCGTGGAGGCGGAAGCGGAGGCGATCGCGGAGGCCGCAGCGGAAGCGGAGCTCGAGGCCTGGTCGGCGCCCGAGGCGGATGCGATCGACGAGCTGCCGCTGCCCGAGCGGTACGACGTCGACGAGGTCGTGGCCATCGCCGTCGATCCCGCGACGATCTACCTCTACTGGGAGGTGCGCCCCGTGAGCCTCGCGCGCGCGCGGGCCCGGCACGCGGGCGGCGCGCTCGTGGTGCGCATGGTCCAGGTCACCCCGAGCTGGGATGGTCCGATCCTCGAGCAGCGCGATCTGCACATCGACGCGCTCTTCGGCGACGCCTACCTGCGCAACCTGCGGCCGGGATCAAACGTACGCGTGAGCATCGGCTGGCTCGCGCACGGCGCCTTCGAACCCTTCGCCATCGGCGCCGAGGTCATGACGTCGCGGAGCGAGCCCACCACGTCGGTCTCGCTCCGCGTCGCGCGATGGTCACCCGAGCGAAGCACGTCGGGGCCGGTCGGAGCTGCGGGCGAAGAGCCCACGCGCGCCCACGTCGCTGGGCCCGCGCCCGCCGAGATCGAAGCGATGCTCGGGCCGATCCTCGCGGGCCCCTCGGCCGGCGCGCCGACGACGGGCGGGGCCGGGCGGTTCGAGGCGATCGGCGAGCGTGTCCCCACGCTCGATTTCGGAGACCGCGGCGCGCCCGCAGGCGCCACGAGGCCAGGCGCGCAAGCACGCGGCGGATCGAGCGAGTGGCCTCGCGGCGGCGCGAGCGAGCAGGTTCGTCCCGGGACACGCGAGCGGTAG
- a CDS encoding sterol desaturase family protein — protein MPPPHVLAFRGQDRAERRPGTRASGWAHFVFTSLASLAAVTFALSRVERVRLLEALVVPATFLFANLVEYLVHRGPMHRRKKLLAILYERHTLRHHRYFTHEAMACDTAADFSIVLFPPVMLLVVLGGVALPVALLLFAVATPNTGWLFVATAMSYFLTYEWLHFAYHLPEGSRVTRSPLVRALRKRHTLHHDLGRMAHENFNITFPLCDWLFGTLGRPKIDDRGGRREARVARDDDARPSTRGDTHA, from the coding sequence ATGCCCCCACCCCACGTGCTCGCCTTCCGCGGCCAGGACCGCGCGGAACGAAGGCCGGGCACGCGCGCGTCCGGCTGGGCGCATTTCGTGTTCACGAGCCTCGCCTCGCTCGCCGCCGTCACCTTCGCCCTCTCTCGCGTCGAGCGTGTCCGTCTCCTCGAAGCGCTCGTCGTGCCGGCGACCTTCCTCTTCGCGAACCTCGTCGAGTACCTCGTGCACCGCGGCCCGATGCACCGCCGCAAGAAGCTCCTCGCGATCCTCTACGAGCGCCACACCTTGCGCCACCATCGTTACTTCACGCACGAGGCGATGGCCTGCGACACGGCGGCCGACTTCTCGATCGTCCTCTTCCCCCCCGTGATGTTGCTCGTCGTCCTCGGCGGCGTGGCCTTACCGGTCGCGCTCTTGCTCTTCGCCGTCGCGACGCCGAACACGGGCTGGCTCTTCGTGGCCACCGCGATGTCGTACTTCCTGACCTACGAGTGGTTGCACTTCGCCTACCACCTGCCGGAGGGCTCACGTGTCACGCGGAGCCCCCTCGTCCGCGCCCTGCGCAAGCGGCACACGCTCCACCACGACCTCGGCCGCATGGCGCACGAGAACTTCAACATCACGTTCCCGCTCTGCGACTGGCTCTTCGGGACGCTGGGGAGGCCGAAAATCGATGACCGAGGGGGTCGGCGCGAGGCGAGGGTCGCGCGCGACGATGACGCGCGGCCCTCGACGCGAGGCGACACCCACGCGTAA
- a CDS encoding D-alanine--D-alanine ligase family protein yields MKRRSMRRRVGVIMGGSSSELSAGHAVAEALSARGHEVVRVSLGESYGPDLASVVQKARIDVAFLALSGRLGEDGCVQGMLELLRIPYTGSSVLASALAMDKLKAKEMFRLHNVPTPPYYTVAVDADLSDLEGQHGSFGYPAIVKPRGEGSSQGVSRVTNLAELRAALEQAFEYDDIALVERFVTGVEINVAILDGQVLGSVEVATPKAMLEGPNAELVKVVLSPQRERGVQNLAERAARALGCTGAVRVDLLVTAGENEYVLEVNTLPALAPDGLLARAAAAKGYDFGALCEAVLDSAKLNQPARRKPPVDAIATAGFRQATAPVAMMKSVG; encoded by the coding sequence ATGAAGAGGCGATCGATGCGGAGGCGGGTCGGCGTGATCATGGGCGGGTCGTCGTCGGAGCTTTCCGCCGGGCACGCTGTCGCGGAGGCGCTGTCGGCGCGGGGCCACGAGGTGGTGCGCGTGTCGCTCGGCGAGAGTTACGGCCCCGACCTCGCGTCCGTGGTGCAAAAAGCCCGGATCGACGTGGCCTTCCTGGCCCTCTCGGGCCGCCTGGGCGAGGACGGCTGCGTGCAGGGGATGCTCGAGCTGCTCCGCATCCCGTACACGGGCTCGTCGGTGCTCGCGAGCGCGCTGGCGATGGACAAGCTGAAGGCGAAGGAGATGTTCCGCCTGCACAACGTGCCGACGCCGCCGTACTACACGGTGGCGGTCGACGCGGACCTCTCGGACCTCGAGGGCCAACACGGCTCGTTCGGGTACCCGGCGATCGTGAAGCCGCGCGGGGAGGGTTCGAGCCAGGGCGTGTCGCGGGTGACGAACCTGGCGGAGCTGCGGGCCGCGCTGGAGCAGGCGTTCGAGTACGACGACATCGCGCTCGTGGAGCGGTTCGTGACGGGCGTGGAGATCAACGTGGCCATCCTCGACGGGCAGGTGCTCGGTTCGGTGGAGGTGGCGACGCCGAAGGCGATGCTGGAGGGCCCGAACGCGGAGCTCGTGAAGGTGGTGCTGTCGCCGCAGCGCGAGCGTGGCGTGCAGAACCTGGCGGAGCGCGCGGCGCGGGCGCTCGGCTGCACGGGCGCGGTGCGGGTGGACCTGCTCGTGACGGCGGGCGAAAACGAGTACGTGCTCGAGGTGAACACGCTGCCGGCGCTCGCGCCGGACGGCCTGCTCGCGCGCGCGGCGGCGGCGAAGGGTTACGACTTCGGCGCGCTCTGCGAGGCGGTGCTCGACAGCGCGAAGCTGAACCAGCCGGCGCGGCGCAAGCCCCCGGTGGACGCGATCGCGACGGCGGGCTTCCGTCAGGCGACGGCGCCGGTCGCGATGATGAAGTCGGTCGGCTGA
- a CDS encoding PP2C family protein-serine/threonine phosphatase, with the protein MGTPHDRADALRQNEAPTLRGRWPVRSAARTDVGKHRKSNEDAFFHDDELGLYIVADGMGGHAAGEVASHQAVDTIHGMVKQGLGTLGPIDGELDEAQARAACRIMEGAIQAATYLIYAMAELERDKLGMGTTISAALLLGRSLVTGQVGDSRIYQIRDGAAVQLTEDHTLLAWQIKQGLLTPAEAAKATHKNVITRAVGNRDYVEVDTAVIPVRLGDRYLLCSDGLHGYLNTEEIPAIAETGGLDAVTRFLDLANGRGGKDNITAVLVELV; encoded by the coding sequence ATGGGCACACCGCACGACCGGGCCGATGCATTGCGTCAGAACGAGGCGCCGACGCTCCGAGGGCGGTGGCCGGTGCGGTCCGCCGCGCGGACGGACGTCGGCAAGCATCGGAAGAGCAACGAGGACGCCTTTTTCCACGACGACGAGCTCGGGCTCTACATCGTCGCGGACGGGATGGGCGGGCACGCGGCGGGGGAGGTCGCGAGCCATCAGGCGGTGGACACGATCCACGGGATGGTGAAGCAGGGCCTCGGGACGCTTGGCCCGATCGACGGGGAGCTCGACGAGGCGCAGGCGCGGGCGGCGTGCCGGATCATGGAGGGGGCGATCCAGGCGGCGACGTACCTGATCTACGCGATGGCCGAGCTCGAGCGGGACAAGCTCGGCATGGGCACGACGATCAGCGCGGCGCTCTTGCTTGGCCGATCCCTCGTGACGGGGCAGGTGGGTGATAGCCGCATCTACCAGATCCGCGACGGGGCCGCGGTGCAGCTCACCGAGGATCACACGTTGCTCGCGTGGCAGATCAAGCAGGGTCTCTTGACGCCCGCGGAGGCGGCGAAGGCGACGCACAAGAACGTGATCACGCGCGCCGTGGGCAACCGGGACTACGTGGAGGTGGACACGGCGGTGATCCCGGTGCGCCTCGGGGACCGGTACCTGCTCTGCTCGGACGGGCTGCATGGATACTTGAACACCGAGGAGATCCCGGCGATCGCGGAGACGGGTGGCCTCGACGCGGTGACGCGGTTCCTCGACCTCGCGAACGGGAGAGGCGGCAAGGACAACATCACCGCCGTGCTCGTGGAACTTGTCTGA
- a CDS encoding FIST signal transduction protein yields MTARSFCTSVSSPDGLSRVLREIRGAVTSPAGGLVFVTGPLVAQLRALAPRVAAAWKGVPTVIVPGAGVLSERSELEGVAAVSGILWSGGQATPFALGDAEEPPRALGASIGRALGARPGSALVFHTTEGFDVSLLDGIADAAPSARVFGGGTVGASGMVVTAEGEERTGRAVGMAIKGLAAPIVAASSACRLVSELHPIEEVSAGLVLRLGGRAALDELSRCAPSANTPGAPSPLVFAALAEPDDVGEDGRPRFVIRPVRGIDPARRAVMIGEGARPGMRMGFAVRDAQTARSELETMARVVMKNALGAAPRFALYLSCAGRGAGLHGAPDAEARVLRQRFGDLPIAGMHAAFEISPREGKPSRLELYAGVLALFRSPS; encoded by the coding sequence ATGACAGCGCGGAGCTTCTGCACGAGCGTGTCGTCGCCCGATGGGCTCAGCCGTGTGCTGCGGGAGATCCGCGGCGCGGTCACCTCCCCCGCCGGTGGGCTCGTCTTCGTCACCGGCCCTCTCGTGGCGCAACTCCGCGCGCTCGCTCCCCGCGTCGCGGCCGCATGGAAAGGCGTACCGACCGTGATCGTCCCCGGCGCCGGCGTGCTCTCCGAGCGCTCCGAGCTCGAAGGGGTCGCGGCCGTGAGCGGCATCCTGTGGAGCGGCGGACAGGCGACGCCGTTCGCGCTCGGCGACGCAGAAGAACCGCCGCGCGCCCTCGGCGCGTCGATCGGACGAGCCCTCGGCGCGCGCCCCGGCTCGGCGCTCGTCTTCCACACGACCGAGGGCTTCGACGTCTCCCTGCTCGACGGGATCGCGGACGCGGCGCCGTCGGCGCGTGTCTTCGGCGGCGGCACGGTGGGCGCCTCGGGGATGGTGGTCACGGCCGAGGGCGAGGAGCGCACGGGGCGCGCCGTGGGCATGGCGATCAAGGGGCTCGCGGCGCCGATCGTCGCGGCCTCGTCGGCGTGCCGGCTCGTGTCGGAGCTCCACCCGATCGAGGAGGTCAGCGCGGGCCTGGTGCTGCGGCTCGGCGGGCGCGCCGCGCTCGACGAGCTGTCGCGTTGCGCGCCCTCGGCGAACACTCCGGGCGCGCCCTCGCCGCTCGTGTTCGCCGCGCTCGCCGAGCCGGACGATGTCGGCGAGGACGGGCGCCCGCGCTTCGTGATCCGGCCCGTGCGAGGGATCGATCCGGCGCGGCGCGCGGTGATGATCGGCGAAGGCGCGCGGCCCGGGATGCGTATGGGCTTCGCCGTGCGGGACGCGCAGACGGCGCGCAGCGAGCTCGAGACGATGGCGCGCGTGGTCATGAAAAACGCGCTCGGCGCGGCGCCACGTTTCGCGCTCTACCTGAGCTGCGCGGGCCGCGGCGCCGGCCTGCACGGCGCGCCCGACGCCGAGGCGCGTGTCCTGCGCCAGCGCTTCGGCGACCTCCCGATCGCGGGCATGCACGCGGCCTTCGAGATCAGCCCGCGTGAAGGCAAGCCGTCGCGGCTGGAGCTCTACGCGGGCGTGCTCGCGCTCTTCCGCTCGCCGAGTTGA